The DNA segment TTTTCTTTCCCTTTTTCATATCATATCGCCGCTTCTCCGCGCTCGCCGGTGCGGATCCTGATCACCTCTTCCACCTGCGTGACAAAGATCTTGCCGTCGCCGATGCGGCCGGTCTTGGCGGTAGTCTCGATGGTCTCGATGATCTTCGGCACGAGGTTGTCGGCGGCGATCACTTCGAGCTTCACCTTGGGAAGAAAATCGACGACATATTCCGCGCCGCGGTACAGCTCAGTGTGGCCTTTCTGCCTGCCAAAGCCCTTGACTTCCGTCACGGTAATGCCCTGCACGCCGATTCCGTTCAGGGCGTCCTTGACTTCATCGAGCTTGAATGGTTTGATGACAGCCTCGATCTTTTTCATAGGGGACGACCTCCTGTCTATTTTTAAAGCAATTTTAATGCTAGAACTAGAAGAAAGCTTTTTCAGTGGCTTAGTAGATGAGATTGTGGATGGAAATGATTAAAAAATGATCAACAGCTTAAAAAAAAGGCAGAGGATAAAGCACTATCAGCTCCGGACCTTTTCGCTTTTCCTGGTCTTTTCCTCGCGCTCGATCCTTTCGCCCTCGGCGAGAAACTTCGACGATATCTCCCGTTCGATATCGCTCTTCAGCTGGTGGAGCGAGATGGAGCCGCCCCGCTGCAGTTCCGCGATCTTTTCGGCTGTGTCCCGGTAATGCCGGTCGGCAGCATAGACCTTCTGGAACTCCCGGAGCGCATGTTCCTGGTCGCCGGCGCCCTGGAAGGCAAGGCCGAGGTCATAGCACATGCTGAGATGGTCCTGGGCTGAAGCTCCGTATTCCTCGGCGCAGTTCAACGCGTTCTGGATCTCCGTGATCGCGTTCTGGTAGTCGCCCTGTTCCAGATAGCACAGTCCCAGCATGTAGCGGCTCAGGACGTACTTCGGCTCTTCCTGCGGCGTCATGATGAATTCGCTGATTGCGTCGTCGAGCAGCCCCATTTCCTTGTACGCGATGCCGAGGTTATAGTGGGTGTCCACATCCTCCTTGATCGACTGCTGCTCGACTCCCCGCTTGAACTCTTCAAAAATGTCGTCCAGGCTCTGGTCTTCGGGAGAAGAGGGCGGAGGCGGAACGTTGACGCTGCTCAACTCGTCGCGGAGCTCAGACGCAAGGTCGAAGAAGTCACCCGAGCCCGATGCCGCTGCTGCCGCCGGCTTCTCATCGGAGATGCTGCCCATGTCGTTCAGTTCCGCGCCGAGGTCGAAGAAATCCTCTTCGGTCCGCTGCTGAACAGGGGCCGCCTGCGCCAGCGGAGGCGGGGCCGGTTCCCGGGCGATCGGGACAAATGGGGCTTTCG comes from the Nitrospirota bacterium genome and includes:
- a CDS encoding P-II family nitrogen regulator — encoded protein: MKKIEAVIKPFKLDEVKDALNGIGVQGITVTEVKGFGRQKGHTELYRGAEYVVDFLPKVKLEVIAADNLVPKIIETIETTAKTGRIGDGKIFVTQVEEVIRIRTGERGEAAI